A section of the Microbulbifer pacificus genome encodes:
- a CDS encoding SDR family oxidoreductase, with product MQVANSVIAITGAGQGLGRSMAVYLAERGARLALLDVNQAGLDESVAACAALGAEARSYVVDVANEEAVDGTFAAIAGDFGGLNVLVNNAGIMRDGMLLKVKDGKVTERMSLAQWQSVIDVNLTGVFLCTRAAAGIMAERGEGGVIVNISSVSRAGNMGQTNYSASKAGVATMTVTWARELARYGVRVAAIAPGFIGTDMVAQMRPEILDSLVKQVPLRRIGEPAEIASTVAFIIDNDYISGRVIEVDGGARM from the coding sequence ATGCAGGTTGCAAACAGTGTTATTGCCATTACCGGAGCCGGTCAGGGCCTCGGTCGTTCCATGGCCGTTTATCTCGCCGAGCGCGGCGCGCGGCTCGCGCTGCTGGATGTGAATCAGGCCGGTCTCGACGAGAGTGTTGCCGCCTGTGCCGCGCTGGGTGCGGAAGCGCGCAGCTATGTGGTGGATGTGGCGAATGAGGAGGCGGTCGATGGCACCTTCGCGGCCATTGCCGGAGATTTTGGTGGGCTGAATGTGCTGGTGAACAACGCCGGCATCATGCGCGACGGTATGCTGCTCAAGGTGAAGGACGGCAAGGTCACCGAGCGGATGTCGCTGGCGCAGTGGCAGTCGGTGATCGATGTGAACCTGACCGGAGTATTTCTCTGCACGCGCGCGGCCGCTGGCATTATGGCGGAGCGAGGCGAGGGTGGCGTGATCGTCAATATTTCCAGCGTGTCCCGCGCCGGCAATATGGGGCAGACCAATTACTCTGCGTCCAAGGCCGGTGTCGCCACCATGACCGTGACCTGGGCGCGGGAACTGGCCCGTTACGGTGTGCGGGTTGCGGCCATCGCCCCCGGGTTTATCGGTACCGATATGGTGGCGCAGATGCGCCCGGAAATTCTGGACAGCCTGGTGAAGCAGGTTCCGTTGCGCCGTATTGGCGAGCCGGCAGAAATCGCCAGCACCGTGGCGTTTATCATCGACAATGATTACATCAGCGGTCGAGTTATCGAGGTTGACGGCGGCGCGAGAATGTAA